In Limnobaculum parvum, one DNA window encodes the following:
- the malQ gene encoding 4-alpha-glucanotransferase, producing MKKEQSLLEQTATAAGISNSYLNAYGQPEIISDEVKQLLLSAMQFTLPDDKEGEPLPPVIVLRQDSTFSLPLAFEAQWQLTLEQGELQQGNVAKGKPLKLPTDLPCGYHQLTLTRDQQQWRCQVIVAPERCYEPAPLHHHQKLWGTCVQMYTLRSDRNWGIGDFGDVQQLLKSIAERGGAFVGLNPIHALYPANPEFCSPYSPSSRRWLNIIYIDINQVDDFHHSSKAQKWWQQSATQKKLAELRKVEWVDYTGVMSLKLAALKLAYQQFITRPERDTSQREFSEFVAQGGDDLRYQAIFDALSVHLVQEGHAWQWYQWPMDYQDSQNPEVSQFAQEHAFEVSFYLWLQWLAHQQLSECYRLSRKLKMSIGLYRDLAVGVAQESADAWKDRSLYCFSASVGAPPDILGPLGQNWALPPMRPHVMVERAYQPFIDLLRGNMTQCGALRIDHVMSLLRLWWIPQGESAKNGAYVHYPVDDLLAILALESQRHHCMVIGEDLGIVPKDIVSKLSTGGVYSYKILFFEQDEQNQLTPPEDYLPQAMATATTHDMPTLKGYWQCGDLALGKQLGLYPNPLALAQIYQERELTKQGILNSLHRYYCVPKSMRKTVKDMPMSPELNRGLLRYLALTDSALVGIQLEDLLDMSEPVNVPGTYKEYPNWRRKLTNSLENMFADLSIRRVLNDMDSKRQLAATRKPKRK from the coding sequence ATGAAGAAAGAACAGTCACTCCTAGAGCAAACGGCCACCGCCGCAGGCATATCAAACAGCTATCTGAATGCCTATGGCCAACCCGAGATCATCAGCGATGAGGTGAAACAGCTATTGCTATCAGCAATGCAATTCACTCTGCCGGACGATAAAGAGGGGGAGCCACTTCCCCCGGTTATTGTGTTACGACAAGACAGTACGTTCTCTTTGCCACTGGCTTTTGAAGCACAGTGGCAGCTTACTTTGGAGCAAGGGGAATTACAGCAGGGAAACGTGGCTAAAGGTAAACCGTTAAAGTTACCGACCGATCTACCCTGCGGTTATCACCAGTTAACGCTGACCCGAGATCAGCAACAGTGGCGCTGTCAGGTTATTGTCGCACCAGAACGCTGTTATGAACCTGCGCCACTCCATCATCACCAAAAGCTGTGGGGAACCTGCGTGCAGATGTATACCCTCCGCTCGGATCGCAACTGGGGGATTGGTGATTTTGGTGATGTTCAACAACTGCTGAAAAGTATTGCTGAACGAGGCGGAGCCTTTGTTGGGCTGAATCCTATTCATGCCCTCTACCCGGCCAACCCTGAATTTTGCAGCCCTTATAGCCCGTCTTCCCGTCGCTGGTTAAATATTATCTATATTGATATCAATCAGGTGGATGATTTTCACCACAGTTCTAAGGCTCAAAAATGGTGGCAGCAGTCCGCTACTCAGAAAAAGTTAGCCGAGCTGCGTAAAGTGGAATGGGTTGATTATACCGGCGTGATGTCATTAAAGTTGGCGGCGCTAAAATTAGCCTATCAGCAATTTATTACCCGTCCGGAAAGAGATACATCACAGCGTGAATTCAGCGAGTTTGTGGCGCAGGGCGGTGATGACTTACGCTATCAGGCAATTTTTGATGCATTATCGGTTCATTTGGTACAGGAAGGCCACGCTTGGCAATGGTATCAGTGGCCGATGGACTACCAAGATAGTCAGAACCCTGAGGTCAGCCAGTTCGCTCAAGAGCATGCTTTTGAAGTGTCATTTTATCTGTGGCTGCAATGGTTAGCTCACCAGCAGTTAAGTGAATGCTACCGTCTTTCCCGTAAATTGAAGATGTCCATTGGCTTATACCGTGATTTGGCGGTGGGGGTTGCTCAGGAAAGTGCCGATGCTTGGAAAGACCGTTCCCTGTATTGCTTCAGTGCTTCCGTCGGCGCGCCACCGGATATTCTTGGGCCACTCGGGCAAAACTGGGCGCTACCGCCAATGAGACCCCATGTGATGGTAGAACGTGCCTATCAGCCATTTATTGACCTGTTACGAGGCAATATGACTCAGTGCGGTGCATTGCGTATCGATCATGTGATGTCATTGCTACGTTTGTGGTGGATCCCTCAGGGAGAAAGCGCTAAAAACGGTGCTTATGTGCATTATCCGGTTGATGATTTATTGGCGATTCTGGCGCTGGAAAGTCAACGGCATCACTGTATGGTCATCGGTGAAGACTTGGGGATTGTACCTAAGGATATTGTCAGCAAATTAAGCACCGGTGGTGTTTACTCCTACAAAATTCTGTTTTTTGAACAAGATGAACAAAATCAATTAACCCCACCAGAGGACTATCTACCCCAGGCGATGGCAACGGCAACCACCCATGATATGCCGACACTTAAAGGTTACTGGCAGTGCGGCGATTTAGCACTGGGTAAGCAACTGGGCCTCTACCCTAACCCATTGGCGCTGGCGCAAATCTATCAGGAACGAGAGCTTACCAAGCAGGGTATTCTGAACAGTTTGCATCGCTATTACTGTGTACCTAAAAGTATGCGTAAAACGGTGAAAGATATGCCGATGTCTCCGGAACTTAACCGCGGTTTGTTACGCTATTTAGCGTTGACGGATAGCGCTCTGGTGGGAATTCAGTTAGAGGACTTATTGGATATGTCGGAACCAGTGAACGTACCGGGCACCTATAAGGAATATCCAAACTGGCGTCGTAAGCTGACAAACTCACTGGAGAATATGTTTGCTGATTTATCGATACGTCGTGTGTTGAATGATATGGATAGCAAGAGACAGTTGGCGGCGACTCGGAAACCAAAGCGGAAATAG